In Actinomyces marmotae, the DNA window CTGGCCGATCCCCGCCATGGCGGTCTCCGCGGCGGAGGAGTTGGCCGGGTAGGTGGAGGCGGTCACCGGGAGGGAGAAGTCGTCCTTGGTGCCGAAGCCCCAGGCCTCGGCCTCCTTGGCCAAGGCGTCATCGCCCACGTCCATGGCGAGACGGGCGAAGGGCGTGTTGCAGGACTGCGCGAAGGCCGCGGACAGGGTGGCGGTGCCGTTGCCGCAGGACTCGCCCCGGTAGTTGGACAGCGAGTGGTTCGTGCCGGGAAGTGTGATCGAGTCGGGGGCGTCGAGGGTAGTGGAGGCGGTGACCTTGCCGGCGCGCAGCGCGGCCGAGGTGGTGAGGATCTTGAAGGTCGAGCCCGGGGGGTAGAGGTCGCCGCCGGTCGCCCGGTTGACCAGTGGCTGGCCGGGATCGGCGGAGTACTGCTCCCAGGCGGCCGATACGGCGGCGGCGTCATGGGAGGCCAGGACGTTGGGGTCGAAGGAGGGGGAGGAGACGAGCGCCAGGACCGCCCCGGTGGACGGGTCGAGCGCGACGACCGCGCCGCGCCTGCCGCCCAGCGCGTTCGCGGCGGCCTGCTGGGCCTGGGCGTTGAGGGTCAGGTCCACTGACCCCCCCTCCTGGGAGGCGCCGGTGATGAGGGCCTTCACCCGCGAGGAGAACAAGGAGGGATCATCCCCGTTGAGCACCTTGTTCTCGGACTGCTCCATGCCGGTCAACTCGGAGCGGATCGGCGAGGAGTAGCCGGTCACCTGCGCGTAGAGCGAACCGGAGGAGTAGACGCGCTGGTAGGAGTAGACGTCGTCGGAGGGCTGCGAGGAGGCCACGGGGGAACCGGACACGAGGATCTGGCCGCGATGGGCCCCGAAGGCGGCGAAGGCCGCGCGCTGGTTGCGCCGGTCGGTGGTCAGACTGCCCTCGGAGGACTCCGACTGCCACAGCGCGGGGCGCGCGAAGCCCTGCACGCTGGTCACGGACACGGCCAGTGCGAGGAACATGATGGTCACGAGCACGGCCACCTGGTGGATCTGGCGGTTCATGGCTGGACTCCCTCCACTCTTGGCGTTCCCTGGGGGGCCGTACCGGTCGGGGCGCTGCCCTGTTGCTTGCTCACGCCGTCGGGCGGAGTGTCGATCGTGATGTCCGGATCCTCGTCGAAGGAGCGCCCCGTGCCCGACGGCGTGCCGGCCGGGCCGTCCGCGCCGTGCATCTCATCGAAGTCGAAATCGGGGTCGAGGACGAGCTTGCGCAGGCCCGCGGGCAACTCGGCGGTGTCGATGATGCGCGGCGCCGTCGATGGCGGTCGGCGGGCAGCATCGGATAAACGCACGAGGAGCGCGAGGATCACCCAGTTCG includes these proteins:
- a CDS encoding peptidoglycan D,D-transpeptidase FtsI family protein, with the translated sequence MNRQIHQVAVLVTIMFLALAVSVTSVQGFARPALWQSESSEGSLTTDRRNQRAAFAAFGAHRGQILVSGSPVASSQPSDDVYSYQRVYSSGSLYAQVTGYSSPIRSELTGMEQSENKVLNGDDPSLFSSRVKALITGASQEGGSVDLTLNAQAQQAAANALGGRRGAVVALDPSTGAVLALVSSPSFDPNVLASHDAAAVSAAWEQYSADPGQPLVNRATGGDLYPPGSTFKILTTSAALRAGKVTASTTLDAPDSITLPGTNHSLSNYRGESCGNGTATLSAAFAQSCNTPFARLAMDVGDDALAKEAEAWGFGTKDDFSLPVTASTYPANSSAAETAMAGIGQQSVRVTPLQMAQVAATVANQGKQMKPYLVARTLDADLSVVSTTSPEVARTPIDAKTAKTLTGLMQEAVSSGTGTTAQVAGVQVAGKTGTAETGSDEGGPVTWFVGFAGTDINKPSIALAVVLDGGQQTSPTATGGSEAGPIAAAVIDAAVNQ